A window of the Roseburia sp. 831b genome harbors these coding sequences:
- a CDS encoding ThuA domain-containing protein, translated as MIRVTVWNEFKHEREFESVRAIYPKGIHGCIADFLGKEEDITVQTATFDMPEHGLTEEVLRQTDVLIIWSHALQEKFSDEVAERVQRHVLSGMGLIALHSAHFSKIMKRLMGTTMTLKWKHGEQEKLWCISPNHPIAEGIPEKIEIPQEEMYGEYFDIPKPDEVIFAGWFSGGQVFRSGCTFTRGLGKIFYFQPGHEEYPIYDIPEIQRIIVNAVHFCAPQRMNRKYPECEEIKE; from the coding sequence TTGATCAGAGTAACAGTTTGGAATGAATTTAAACATGAGAGGGAGTTTGAATCGGTTCGGGCAATTTATCCGAAAGGGATACATGGCTGCATTGCAGATTTTCTGGGAAAAGAGGAAGATATCACGGTGCAGACGGCAACCTTTGACATGCCGGAACATGGACTTACGGAAGAAGTGCTCAGGCAGACGGACGTGCTTATAATATGGAGCCATGCTCTGCAGGAGAAGTTCTCCGATGAGGTGGCAGAGCGGGTGCAGAGGCACGTATTGTCCGGGATGGGGCTGATTGCATTGCATTCGGCGCATTTTAGCAAAATCATGAAAAGGCTGATGGGAACTACAATGACGTTGAAGTGGAAACACGGCGAACAGGAAAAGCTTTGGTGTATTTCTCCCAATCATCCGATTGCAGAGGGTATTCCGGAAAAAATTGAAATCCCCCAGGAGGAAATGTACGGCGAGTATTTTGATATTCCAAAACCGGATGAGGTTATTTTTGCAGGCTGGTTTTCCGGTGGACAGGTTTTTCGCAGTGGCTGTACATTTACCAGAGGTCTGGGCAAAATTTTCTATTTTCAACCGGGACATGAAGAGTATCCGATATATGATATCCCGGAGATTCAGCGGATTATTGTGAATGCTGTGCATTTTTGTGCACCGCAGCGGATGAACCGGAAATATCCGGAATGTGAGGAGATTAAAGAATGA